One region of Planctomycetota bacterium genomic DNA includes:
- a CDS encoding LamG-like jellyroll fold domain-containing protein — protein sequence MGLIGGILAGWAAVAAGSWATSVRQDLVGYWRGDEADPPPDGVAADVTGAHPGTYRNGATTVGPLPGTRPTFKFPNDRCMTFPGGNAQVVVPDAPALRLIGDFTVSFWVRATAAPSDWVRFVGKGNLQLRQFGVWLEPGTRRILFQQYNGAGESIVNLLSSAPIGLDAWHHVACAVRGQTALVYVNGSLGASAARSGTPAVSADPLTFGYGGMHGGFQGQLDDIRLYGRALEGEEIAVLAQGGAAVDEAAVAQMRARKVEAAMERFRKLLRDPAPPVRAAAVSELAGVQDEKTLKMLAEILMGGDPSPGVRAAAARALGKFGRFRPSAAAILRGAMGGPNQKEPEVQAAVLEGWSALGDEEALPTIHHHFRADPIRVAKAAVAAAGAMRRRESIEPLIDLGEDVEKWIKREQAGPYRDDRGVGDRAAAAARLNEMRAEIFRALQSITREKWTTFQEWRIWWSRRKASYKVPD from the coding sequence ATGGGCTTGATCGGAGGCATTCTCGCGGGCTGGGCGGCCGTCGCGGCGGGCTCGTGGGCGACGTCCGTGCGACAGGACCTCGTGGGGTACTGGAGGGGGGACGAGGCGGATCCCCCGCCGGACGGCGTGGCCGCCGACGTGACGGGCGCCCATCCCGGAACGTATCGCAACGGCGCCACGACCGTGGGTCCTCTCCCCGGCACTCGACCGACCTTCAAGTTTCCGAACGACCGGTGCATGACGTTTCCCGGGGGAAACGCGCAGGTTGTTGTTCCCGACGCTCCGGCACTGCGGCTGATCGGTGACTTTACGGTTTCCTTTTGGGTTCGGGCTACGGCGGCGCCTTCCGACTGGGTACGCTTTGTAGGAAAGGGGAACTTGCAACTGCGGCAGTTCGGCGTCTGGTTGGAGCCCGGCACCCGCCGCATCCTCTTCCAACAATACAATGGAGCGGGGGAATCCATCGTCAACCTCCTGAGCTCCGCGCCCATCGGTCTGGATGCCTGGCACCATGTCGCCTGTGCGGTTCGGGGCCAGACGGCCCTGGTCTACGTCAACGGATCCCTCGGCGCCTCCGCGGCAAGGTCTGGAACGCCGGCCGTTTCGGCGGATCCGCTGACGTTCGGATACGGGGGAATGCACGGCGGCTTTCAGGGCCAGCTGGATGACATCCGGCTCTACGGCCGGGCGCTGGAGGGCGAGGAGATCGCCGTCCTGGCGCAGGGCGGCGCGGCGGTCGACGAGGCGGCCGTAGCCCAGATGCGCGCGCGGAAGGTTGAAGCGGCGATGGAGCGTTTCCGGAAACTTCTCCGGGATCCCGCGCCTCCGGTCCGGGCCGCGGCCGTCTCGGAACTGGCGGGAGTTCAGGACGAGAAGACGCTGAAGATGCTGGCTGAGATTCTCATGGGAGGGGATCCGTCGCCGGGGGTGCGCGCGGCGGCGGCCCGGGCGCTGGGGAAGTTCGGGAGGTTCCGCCCGTCGGCGGCGGCGATCCTTCGCGGGGCGATGGGCGGGCCGAACCAGAAAGAACCCGAAGTGCAGGCCGCGGTTCTGGAGGGATGGAGCGCTCTGGGCGACGAGGAGGCGCTTCCCACGATTCACCATCACTTCCGGGCCGATCCCATACGGGTGGCCAAAGCGGCCGTGGCCGCCGCGGGCGCGATGCGTCGCCGAGAATCGATCGAGCCGTTGATCGACCTCGGGGAGGATGTGGAGAAGTGGATCAAGCGGGAGCAGGCCGGACCCTACCGGGACGACCGCGGGGTGGGCGACCGGGCGGCCGCGGCGGCGCGGCTGAACGAGATGCGCGCCGAGATCTTCAGGGCGCTGCAGT
- a CDS encoding LamG-like jellyroll fold domain-containing protein, with product MARPGRAAPFWPAIVASMLAAWTAEAQQGPVAYWKGDEADPPPGNVADDSAGTYDGAYQNGATTVGPLPGTPAAFAFPNGRCMTFAGGAQPAAHVSVPDAPALRVTGDFTVAFWMRKTGDVSDWARMVGKGNSTQRNFGVWEWAGSDGRILFQQYDASGNAILNLSSTLQTGANSWYHIACQIQGGTARMYINGALHVTGTRTGTPGTSSDPLTIGAAAFHQGFQGQIDDVRLYARALSAGEVDALYRGYTEPAAPSLTGSAGIMRVDLSWTPAPDPNIPGYTIQRALASGGPWADVATSYTSNSYTDTNVNPLEVYYYRVLAVNGLGSAVSNTVGPLQVQPYPPRTNDHEEGLVDGRCGCGTSGPAPAGPALAAALLGVAVLRRR from the coding sequence ATGGCGAGACCGGGGAGGGCGGCGCCGTTCTGGCCGGCCATTGTCGCGTCGATGTTGGCGGCCTGGACCGCCGAAGCGCAGCAGGGGCCTGTGGCCTATTGGAAGGGAGACGAGGCGGATCCGCCGCCGGGAAACGTCGCGGACGACTCCGCGGGGACCTATGACGGCGCCTACCAGAACGGCGCCACGACCGTGGGGCCGCTCCCGGGCACACCGGCGGCCTTCGCGTTTCCGAACGGCCGCTGCATGACCTTCGCGGGGGGTGCGCAGCCGGCGGCCCACGTGTCGGTTCCCGACGCGCCGGCCCTCCGTGTGACCGGCGATTTCACGGTCGCCTTCTGGATGCGCAAGACCGGGGACGTGTCGGACTGGGCGCGGATGGTCGGCAAAGGAAACTCCACTCAGCGCAACTTCGGGGTTTGGGAATGGGCCGGGAGCGACGGGCGGATCCTTTTTCAACAATACGATGCGTCCGGTAATGCGATCCTCAATCTGTCGAGCACGCTTCAGACGGGGGCAAACAGCTGGTACCACATCGCCTGTCAGATCCAGGGCGGCACGGCGCGGATGTACATCAACGGAGCGCTTCACGTGACGGGAACGCGGACCGGTACGCCGGGGACCTCGTCCGACCCGCTCACGATCGGCGCGGCGGCGTTTCATCAGGGCTTCCAGGGACAGATCGACGACGTCCGGCTCTATGCGCGCGCGTTGAGCGCCGGCGAGGTCGACGCCCTCTACCGGGGCTATACGGAACCCGCGGCTCCGTCGCTGACGGGCTCGGCGGGGATCATGCGGGTGGATCTGTCGTGGACGCCGGCCCCGGACCCCAATATCCCCGGCTACACGATCCAGCGGGCCCTCGCCTCGGGGGGACCGTGGGCCGATGTGGCGACATCGTACACGTCCAACAGCTACACGGATACCAACGTGAACCCATTGGAGGTCTATTACTACCGGGTCCTGGCGGTCAATGGGCTGGGATCGGCGGTCTCGAACACGGTGGGTCCCCTGCAGGTTCAGCCGTACCCGCCCCGGACCAACGACCACGAAGAAGGTCTTGTCGATGGCCGCTGCGGGTGCGGAACGTCGGGTCCGGCGCCGGCGGGGCCGGCCCTGGCGGCGGCGCTTCTGGGGGTTGCGGTCCTCCGACGGCGATGA